A single region of the Marmota flaviventris isolate mMarFla1 chromosome 10, mMarFla1.hap1, whole genome shotgun sequence genome encodes:
- the Actl8 gene encoding actin-like protein 8 translates to MAARTIIIDHGSGFLKAGLSGWNEPQMVVPSIVNYMPCRENPGPSYAQRRVSLGIDICHPETYSYPIERGRILNWDGVQHIWTFILEKHRQEHEDFPVMITETPRREPMDRRKTLEIMFELLAVPSLLLADQLEMSLYASGLLTGVVVDSGYGLTRVQPFHLGRPLPDSGKTLELAGQDLSAYLFQSLFKEGRNPHDLFQLETVMSTQMSKCYVPQNLGEALDFRQSLPSGADESNTYQLPDGTAVELTPMQRLGPEMFFSPQVFDLQGPGIPQAVAESISSCEASRHHLLLSHVMACGGNSLYPGFTKRLYKELTSGHFPSTKATLWVGSNRNFSVWLGASVVAHLSTYRSEWMTREEYMEGTRL, encoded by the exons ATGGCCGCGAGAACCATCATCATTGACCACGGGTCCGGCTTCCTGAAGGCTGGGCTGTCGGGCTGGAACGAGCCGCAGATGGTGGTGCCCAGCATCGTGAACTACATGCCCTGCAGGGAGAACCCTGGCCCCAGCTACGCCCAGAGGCGCGTGAGCCTGGGCATCGACATCTGCCACCCCGAGACCTACAGCTACCCCATAGAGCGCGGCCGCATCCTCAACTGGGACGGCGTGCAGCACATCTGGACCTTCATCCTGGAGAAGCACCGGCAGGAGCACGAGGACTTCCCCGTCATGATCACCGAGACGCCCCGCAGGGAGCCCATGGACCGAAGGAAGACCCTGGAG ATCATGTTCGAGCTCCTGGCCGTGCCGTCCCTGCTCCTGGCCGACCAGCTGGAGATGTCCCTGTACGCCTCGGGGCTCCTGACGGGCGTCGTGGTCGACTCGGGCTACGGCCTGACCCGCGTGCAGCCCTTCCACCTGGGCCGGCCGCTGCCCGACAGCGGGAAGACCCTGGAGCTGGCCGGGCAGGACCTCTCCGCCTACCTCTTCCAGAGCCTCTTCAAGGAAGGGCGCAACCCGCACGACCTGTTCCAGCTGGAGACCGTGATGTCCACTCAGATGAGCAAGTGCTACGTGCCACAGAACCTGGGGGAGGCCCTGGACTTCCGCCAGAGCCTGCCCAGCGGCGCGGACGAGAGCAACACCTACCAGCTCCCGGACGGCACCGCGGTGGAGCTGACGCCCATGCAGCGCCTGGGCCCCGAGATGTTCTTCAGCCCGCAGGTGTTCGACCTGCAGGGGCCCGGCATCCCGCAGGCCGTGGCCGAGTCCATCTCCTCCTGCGAGGCCTCCAGGCACCACCTGCTCCTGTCCCACGTGATGGCCTGCGGCGGGAACAGCCTGTACCCGGGCTTCACCAAGCGCCTGTACAAGGAGCTGACCTCGGGTCACTTCCCCTCCACCAAGGCCACCCTATGGGTGGGCAGCAACAGGAACTTCAGCGTCTGGCTGGGCGCCTCGGTGGTGGCCCACCTGTCCACCTACAGGTCCGAGTGGATGACCCGAGAGGAGTACATGGAGGGCACGCGGCTGTGA